One part of the Candidatus Bathyarchaeota archaeon genome encodes these proteins:
- the hypB gene encoding hydrogenase nickel incorporation protein HypB produces MRRIVTPGEGEIFDVELEEQVLKANSELAARNREILRRHGVKAIDVMGSIGSGKTSLIELLVEKLNRKYRIAVFNGDLTTTIDSDRVSRHGAEVIQINTGKECHLDANLVSKALNSVNLEQLDLIFIENVGNLICPGEFKLGADKRLVVISVTEGPYMILQHPFIFMEADVVVINKLDLAESMGVEYEKLRGDAVSVNPKVKVVGTICRTGMGIDNVVEALGI; encoded by the coding sequence ATGAGGAGGATCGTGACACCCGGGGAAGGAGAAATATTCGATGTAGAGCTTGAGGAGCAGGTCCTTAAAGCAAATAGCGAACTCGCTGCCAGAAACAGAGAAATCTTGCGTAGACATGGTGTGAAGGCCATAGACGTAATGGGCTCCATAGGGTCGGGTAAGACCAGTCTCATAGAACTGCTTGTTGAGAAACTGAATAGAAAATACAGGATTGCTGTCTTCAATGGCGACTTAACGACAACTATAGACTCAGATAGAGTATCAAGGCATGGAGCCGAAGTAATTCAGATAAACACTGGGAAAGAGTGTCACCTTGACGCGAATCTAGTGTCTAAAGCCCTGAACTCTGTAAATCTTGAACAGTTGGACCTTATATTTATAGAGAATGTTGGAAACCTGATCTGCCCAGGAGAATTCAAGCTCGGAGCCGACAAGAGGCTTGTAGTCATTAGCGTGACTGAGGGGCCTTACATGATCCTTCAGCATCCATTCATATTCATGGAGGCAGATGTAGTGGTTATAAATAAACTGGACTTGGCTGAGTCGATGGGTGTTGAATATGAGAAGTTACGTGGCGATGCGGTATCAGTAAACCCTAAGGTAAAGGTTGTAGGAACAATTTGCCGAACCGGTATGGGTATAGATAATGTAGTTGAAGC
- a CDS encoding HypC/HybG/HupF family hydrogenase formation chaperone — protein MCLAIPGKIIRITGDRAEVDFGDGTKREVDISLVDVKVGQYVIVHAGFAIEVIDERHANETLKLWDDLLRVM, from the coding sequence ATGTGTCTAGCAATACCTGGAAAGATCATTAGAATAACAGGAGACAGGGCTGAAGTTGATTTTGGGGACGGGACAAAGAGGGAAGTGGATATCTCACTCGTTGATGTGAAGGTTGGGCAATACGTTATTGTACATGCCGGATTCGCAATAGAGGTCATTGATGAACGGCATGCCAATGAGACATTGAAGTTGTGGGATGATTTGCTCAGAGTCATGTGA
- the hypF gene encoding carbamoyltransferase HypF yields MQAEILVKGIVQGVGFRPFIYRIAIANKLCGYVQNRDDASVKIIVEGEESNIKDFLQQLEENKPPISEISELKVTYRNIQGSYSKFEIVNSSIGQSEVGSIIPPDISICSQCLSEMRNPTNRRYRYFFTTCTDCGPRYTIIRKVPYDRENTSMVHFKMCPKCDEEYRNPEDRRFHSQTNACQLCGPKLYLVDSRSGETIDCVDPVAEVGRLIDEGFILAVKGNGGFHIVCSTTNSIPLMRLRAAKDRRSKPFAIMARDLETTRSFAYVNDFEATILESYQRPIVLLKKSGNYYLSDMISPGLHTVGVMLPYTGLHYLIFDYTREPALVMTSANPPNEPITIDECDAFKRLAGIVDYFLIHNRKIVQRCDDSVLRIVDNRKLFIRRSRGYAPSPVILKRPSKACVLSLGAELNVTCCIINRKRAYISQHIGDVETLDTLRYLDETIIHMLTLTKSNPEIIACDLHPRFSTTDLARRMSNQLGVPFIQVQHHHAHLSKLMIENSVDEAVGIVCDGYGYGSDGKAWGGEVLYSNIESFERIGHLQEQPMVGGDLAAKYPLRMVAGILFGRIDIRDILMKKVPYLPHGSIEVETIINQLQSGKVPVTTSCGRVLDAVSSILGICYERTYEGEPAMKLESTAVQGRDVLQVEPIIKGFIIDTSQLLEEIYMNLGKFNTEDLAFSAESYLARSLAELAVEAAEIKGVSAVGFTGGVACNEHMHKIIKKIIEDNNLTFLSHNVVPPGDGGISLGQAAVAAMKCNNM; encoded by the coding sequence TTGCAGGCGGAGATTCTGGTAAAAGGCATAGTTCAAGGAGTAGGCTTCAGGCCATTCATCTACAGAATAGCAATAGCGAATAAACTTTGCGGATACGTTCAGAACAGAGACGATGCGAGTGTGAAAATAATTGTAGAAGGTGAAGAGTCAAATATAAAAGATTTTTTGCAGCAACTCGAAGAAAATAAGCCACCAATCTCAGAAATATCTGAGCTTAAAGTAACATATCGTAACATCCAAGGTTCATACTCAAAATTTGAGATTGTGAATAGCTCTATTGGTCAGAGTGAGGTAGGATCAATAATTCCACCAGACATCTCAATATGTAGCCAATGTCTATCTGAGATGAGAAATCCAACAAACCGCAGATATAGATACTTCTTCACAACTTGTACCGACTGCGGCCCTAGATATACAATAATTCGTAAAGTACCGTATGATAGGGAAAATACAAGTATGGTCCATTTCAAAATGTGCCCTAAATGTGATGAAGAGTATCGTAATCCTGAGGATCGACGTTTCCACTCTCAGACAAATGCTTGTCAACTGTGTGGCCCCAAACTATATCTGGTCGACAGCAGGAGCGGAGAGACCATAGATTGCGTAGATCCTGTAGCTGAGGTAGGGCGTCTAATCGATGAAGGTTTCATATTGGCGGTGAAGGGCAACGGTGGTTTCCACATAGTATGCTCTACGACAAATTCTATACCATTGATGAGACTTAGGGCTGCGAAAGATCGAAGGTCGAAGCCTTTTGCGATCATGGCTCGTGACCTAGAGACGACAAGAAGCTTTGCATATGTAAACGATTTTGAGGCTACAATTTTGGAGTCATATCAGAGACCGATCGTCCTACTGAAGAAGAGTGGGAACTATTATCTATCAGATATGATATCCCCCGGTTTACATACTGTGGGTGTGATGCTCCCCTACACCGGCTTACATTACTTAATATTTGATTATACAAGAGAACCCGCATTAGTTATGACGAGTGCAAACCCGCCGAACGAACCTATAACAATAGATGAGTGTGACGCATTCAAGAGACTGGCTGGTATAGTTGATTATTTTTTAATACATAATCGTAAAATTGTTCAGAGGTGCGACGACTCAGTACTCAGGATTGTGGATAATAGAAAACTGTTCATAAGACGTTCGAGGGGATACGCACCATCGCCGGTAATATTGAAAAGACCTTCAAAGGCATGTGTCTTATCTCTCGGCGCCGAGCTAAATGTAACATGTTGCATTATTAACCGTAAACGGGCCTACATCTCTCAGCATATAGGCGATGTGGAGACACTTGACACATTACGATATCTTGATGAGACTATCATACACATGTTAACCCTGACCAAGTCGAACCCAGAAATCATAGCCTGCGATCTCCATCCTAGGTTCAGCACAACAGACCTTGCTAGGCGTATGAGTAACCAGCTAGGTGTACCGTTCATTCAGGTGCAGCACCATCACGCCCACCTCTCAAAACTAATGATAGAAAATAGTGTGGATGAAGCTGTAGGCATAGTGTGCGACGGTTATGGGTATGGATCCGATGGGAAGGCATGGGGTGGCGAGGTGTTGTATTCTAATATAGAGTCCTTCGAAAGGATCGGTCACCTTCAGGAGCAACCAATGGTGGGAGGAGACCTAGCCGCGAAATATCCGTTAAGAATGGTTGCTGGAATATTGTTCGGTCGCATCGATATACGAGATATTCTGATGAAGAAGGTTCCTTATCTTCCACACGGTTCAATTGAGGTAGAGACAATTATAAATCAACTTCAGTCTGGGAAAGTTCCTGTTACAACAAGTTGTGGGAGAGTCCTAGATGCTGTCTCATCGATTTTAGGAATATGTTACGAGAGAACATATGAAGGTGAGCCTGCTATGAAACTTGAGTCTACTGCTGTCCAGGGTAGAGATGTTCTGCAGGTCGAACCAATAATAAAAGGATTCATCATAGATACAAGTCAATTACTTGAGGAAATTTATATGAACCTCGGAAAGTTTAATACGGAAGACCTCGCCTTCTCTGCAGAGTCGTATCTTGCAAGATCCCTTGCAGAATTGGCTGTGGAGGCTGCTGAAATTAAAGGTGTATCAGCAGTGGGCTTTACGGGCGGTGTGGCGTGTAACGAGCATATGCATAAAATCATCAAGAAAATAATTGAAGACAACAACCTAACGTTCCTATCACATAACGTGGTCCCCCCAGGTGATGGTGGAATATCGTTGGGTCAAGCCGCAGTTGCCGCTATGAAGTGTAACAACATGTGA
- a CDS encoding V-type ATP synthase subunit E, with amino-acid sequence MGLAERSLEILISKIIDDAREAASSILDEAKTSKQRYIEEVRRRVTEKAEKECREIIRKAEHEAEGLVRRKSVEASIRARWRILSEKRKIVDKVFQMVEENIHSVRNEDNYLKMLERLIEEAAVAAGGGRLEVLLNKDDSRLRLPLKEIAGRVSSRLGADTTLVKSEKTIEATGGVIIQSSDGKTRVDNTLSSVIKRERERLEPRVNMLLFS; translated from the coding sequence GTGGGGTTGGCAGAGAGATCTCTTGAGATACTGATCAGTAAGATAATCGATGATGCTAGAGAGGCCGCATCATCGATTCTAGACGAAGCGAAGACATCTAAGCAAAGATATATTGAAGAGGTTCGAAGGCGGGTCACCGAGAAGGCTGAGAAAGAGTGCAGAGAAATAATCAGAAAGGCTGAGCATGAGGCGGAGGGTCTAGTGAGGCGAAAGTCGGTAGAGGCAAGTATCAGGGCAAGATGGAGAATTCTCTCTGAGAAGAGGAAGATTGTGGATAAGGTCTTCCAGATGGTTGAGGAGAACATTCATTCAGTAAGGAATGAAGATAATTATTTGAAGATGTTGGAGAGACTCATCGAAGAAGCTGCTGTGGCTGCTGGTGGAGGAAGACTTGAGGTTCTACTCAATAAGGATGACTCAAGGTTAAGGCTTCCACTAAAAGAAATTGCGGGCAGGGTAAGCTCGAGACTTGGTGCCGATACAACTCTCGTAAAATCTGAAAAAACGATTGAAGCAACCGGGGGAGTCATTATCCAATCGTCAGATGGGAAGACAAGGGTCGACAACACTTTATCCTCAGTTATCAAGCGCGAGAGGGAAAGACTGGAACCTAGAGTCAATATGTTGCTCTTTTCATAG
- a CDS encoding V-type ATPase subunit — MKTANDYAYSTAYVRALRSFLLRLDDYETLLKAKDEEDVLRCLGSTAYTKYFSEYSRKSLVLGEVDRAIFRSYYQNLEQMLRLRLTDEARNILELTYARHESSTLKTIIRLMYEGVPPDEIMHLVTFIGRYTEEYVSKMLKSKSLHEIFELEDSALRRVALEKIAECDMLNSILPVEVAIDKYYLNSLWNFTSRLQDWDKNYVRDIIGTDIDISNIGLTLRCKHLGIPFSSLRELLIPVKHRLGNELDVAVETATVSEAIRALKLGHYGVVLSGFDSEYDRERSLLSLEIGLKKYFAERCGRAFLGYPFGVAPLLAYLNLKYLECLNIREIILGKRDGISSSILSNIIILPKETASHYL; from the coding sequence TTGAAGACTGCGAATGATTATGCCTACTCTACAGCCTACGTCAGGGCCCTAAGATCCTTCCTACTGAGGCTGGACGATTATGAGACATTATTGAAGGCAAAGGATGAAGAGGATGTTCTTAGATGTCTAGGAAGCACAGCCTACACAAAATACTTCTCAGAATATTCCAGAAAGAGTTTAGTTCTGGGCGAAGTTGACCGGGCAATATTTAGGAGCTACTACCAGAATTTGGAGCAGATGCTTAGGCTCAGGTTGACAGATGAGGCGAGGAACATCTTGGAGTTGACATATGCCCGCCATGAATCCTCCACACTCAAGACCATTATTCGCCTAATGTATGAAGGCGTCCCTCCTGATGAGATCATGCATCTTGTAACTTTTATTGGGAGATATACTGAGGAATATGTTTCGAAGATGTTGAAGTCTAAGAGTCTCCATGAAATTTTTGAACTTGAAGATTCTGCGCTGAGAAGGGTAGCTCTTGAAAAGATTGCTGAATGTGATATGTTGAATTCAATACTTCCAGTAGAGGTCGCTATCGACAAGTACTATTTAAACTCGCTCTGGAATTTTACCTCAAGACTTCAGGATTGGGATAAGAATTATGTTAGAGACATTATTGGGACAGACATAGACATCTCAAACATTGGCTTAACATTGAGATGCAAACATCTCGGCATTCCCTTCTCATCGTTGAGGGAGCTTTTGATTCCTGTGAAGCATAGGCTCGGTAATGAGCTTGATGTAGCTGTAGAGACGGCAACTGTATCAGAGGCGATACGAGCCTTGAAGTTAGGACATTACGGCGTGGTATTATCCGGTTTTGACAGCGAGTATGATCGTGAGAGGAGCCTTCTGTCCTTAGAGATTGGGCTCAAAAAATACTTTGCTGAAAGGTGTGGGCGGGCCTTCCTAGGATACCCATTCGGTGTAGCTCCTCTCCTGGCTTACTTGAACCTCAAGTATCTTGAATGTCTAAATATTCGAGAGATAATATTGGGAAAGAGAGACGGGATTTCAAGCAGTATCCTCAGCAATATTATAATTCTACCTAAAGAGACAGCTTCACACTACCTGTAG
- a CDS encoding V-type ATPase subunit produces the protein MVRGQVGKLLEIQDYEAMLGCSRPRDIKKVLRKTPYSETASAQPDDFSSIMSALTYTVGKEVCAIIGASPESVKPLINSYILLLESRNIVNSIRVELGDNPNFAEAGIIPLTACEDSELKTRLELLAELDVKKVIQELKGQVAIYNCTAPLLRLIHHYGKMLLNKILEVPAKEKTMVRLVESIICSADIEILLKGTLYGVDFSEIQNWLSNHNILECMKSIHCKDIESLLVMLRSKHHGACLPTRPDNQFEITLERFPYCALANDARSTMSGYPFRASTVAAGISLKFVEGRNLRLAVMAASGRINRRVALKLMVILR, from the coding sequence ATGGTTAGGGGTCAGGTTGGAAAACTTCTTGAAATTCAAGATTATGAAGCTATGTTGGGATGTTCGCGGCCGAGAGATATCAAAAAGGTTCTCAGGAAAACTCCTTACAGTGAAACTGCCTCAGCTCAGCCAGATGATTTCTCGAGCATAATGAGTGCACTGACATATACAGTAGGTAAGGAAGTGTGTGCGATCATAGGTGCAAGCCCTGAGTCGGTAAAGCCTTTGATTAATAGTTATATTCTACTACTGGAGTCAAGGAACATTGTGAATTCTATCAGGGTTGAGTTAGGTGATAACCCAAATTTCGCTGAGGCAGGCATAATCCCCCTGACCGCATGTGAGGATTCGGAACTAAAGACACGACTGGAATTACTTGCAGAGCTGGATGTCAAAAAAGTTATTCAAGAATTAAAAGGTCAGGTAGCGATTTATAATTGTACTGCCCCACTGCTGAGGCTGATTCACCATTATGGTAAAATGCTCTTAAATAAGATCCTTGAAGTGCCTGCCAAGGAGAAAACAATGGTTAGACTCGTAGAATCTATCATATGCTCAGCTGATATAGAAATTCTTTTGAAAGGCACTTTATACGGGGTAGATTTTTCGGAGATACAAAATTGGCTTTCTAACCACAATATATTGGAGTGCATGAAGTCAATTCATTGTAAAGATATTGAGAGTTTGTTAGTAATGTTGAGAAGCAAACACCACGGGGCTTGCTTACCGACGAGACCAGATAACCAGTTTGAAATAACTCTTGAGAGATTTCCATACTGTGCACTGGCAAATGATGCTCGGTCAACGATGTCAGGATATCCTTTTAGAGCATCGACAGTTGCAGCCGGCATCTCCTTAAAATTTGTTGAGGGGAGGAATCTCAGACTTGCCGTTATGGCCGCCTCAGGAAGGATTAACAGAAGAGTCGCTTTGAAATTGATGGTTATTCTCAGATAG
- a CDS encoding Lrp/AsnC family transcriptional regulator yields the protein MKKLCAGYGLSINLSYLSRHLKKHRNTVRDRVRELTRNGVIDRPVFPFLALFKEYPILVAVYADLPDDEKVQDWLRTDNNIFAAFRVREGEYNMMLFELHKSLWSYHTWREAIVREGKIPGRGERVPSTAIYLSNELIEKYEPQAPAQLITDSFKNDQIKEINGVELDDLTLDILTHLVNGEGISVNENIIAKELGVHRKTVSERVRKLIDAGVIMGPVCRFPSFFVPPNFLLIFSLIELRRDYEKFIREIRSDPHVSLAYRISEGRYNVLLFEAHLNLENYLRWESSYSAKFPNCFGSIKNTYLSPRMTISIDQQKVSLSIIEEKLRALEKIKLEKRRSKVYLKSLNRKRWQR from the coding sequence TTGAAGAAGTTGTGCGCAGGGTACGGCCTCAGCATAAACCTGAGTTACCTTTCCAGACATCTCAAAAAACATAGAAACACAGTAAGGGATAGGGTGAGAGAGTTGACTAGAAACGGAGTCATCGACAGACCAGTTTTCCCTTTCCTTGCGCTATTCAAGGAATATCCAATACTGGTAGCGGTCTATGCAGACCTCCCCGACGATGAGAAGGTGCAGGATTGGCTTAGAACAGACAATAATATCTTTGCGGCTTTCAGGGTAAGGGAGGGGGAGTATAATATGATGCTCTTTGAGCTGCACAAGAGCCTGTGGAGCTACCATACTTGGAGGGAGGCGATAGTCAGGGAAGGAAAGATACCTGGGAGAGGAGAGCGGGTTCCTTCAACAGCAATATACCTGTCGAATGAGCTCATAGAGAAGTATGAACCTCAAGCACCTGCCCAGCTTATAACGGATAGTTTCAAGAATGATCAGATTAAAGAGATAAATGGTGTGGAGCTCGATGATCTAACATTAGATATTCTAACCCACCTAGTAAACGGCGAAGGCATATCTGTGAATGAGAACATTATTGCGAAAGAGTTGGGAGTTCACAGAAAGACTGTGAGTGAAAGAGTTAGGAAACTCATAGATGCAGGTGTTATAATGGGACCTGTATGTAGGTTCCCATCATTCTTCGTCCCTCCAAACTTCCTCCTAATATTCTCACTCATAGAGCTCAGGAGAGACTATGAGAAGTTCATAAGAGAGATACGTTCAGACCCACATGTCAGTTTGGCATATAGAATCAGTGAAGGAAGATATAATGTGCTGCTCTTTGAGGCACATCTCAACCTAGAGAATTATTTAAGATGGGAATCGTCATACAGCGCAAAATTTCCAAACTGTTTCGGTTCAATAAAGAACACCTATCTATCGCCGAGAATGACCATATCAATAGATCAGCAGAAAGTATCATTGAGCATAATAGAGGAGAAGCTGAGGGCGCTCGAGAAGATCAAGTTGG